In one Solanum dulcamara chromosome 1, daSolDulc1.2, whole genome shotgun sequence genomic region, the following are encoded:
- the LOC129879946 gene encoding cellulose synthase A catalytic subunit 2 [UDP-forming]-like, with translation MDTKGRLIAGSHNRNEFVLINADEVGRVTSVKELSGQICQICGDELEITVDGEPFVACNECAFPVCRPCYDYERREGNQACPQCKTRYKRIKGSPRVEGDDEEDEFDDLDNEFDPHQTAEAALSARLNVGRGNPNGSGYATPSEMDPAAVGTEIPLLTYGQEEDGISADKHALIIPPFMSRGKRVHPVSDSSMSLPPRPMDPKKDLAVYGYGSVAWKERMEDWKKKQNDKLQMIKHEGGGGNNDGDELDPDLPKMDEGRQPLSRKMPIASSKLSPYRLVILLRLVILGLFFHYRIRHPVHDAYGLWLTSIICEIWFAVSWIFDQFPKWVPIQRETYLDRLSLRYEKEGKPSELAHIDVFVSTVDPMKEPPLITANTVLSILAVDYPVDKVSCYVSDDGAAMLTFEALSETSEFARKWVPFCKKFSIEPRAPEWYFAQKVDYLKNTVNSSFVRERRAMKRDYEEFKVRINGLVAIAQKVPEDGWTMQDGTPWPGNNVRDHPGMIQVFLGHDGLRDIEGKVLPRLIYVSREKRPGFDHHKKAGAMNALMRVSAVISNAPYLLNVDCDHYINNSKALREAMCFMMDPTSGKKICYVQFPQRFDGIDRHDRYSNRNVVFFDINMKGLDGIQGPIYVGTGCVFRRQALYGYDAPKKAKPPGKTCNCWPNWCCFCCKSRKKHKKGKTSKDKKKIKGKDASTQVHALENIEEGIEGIDSEKASLMPQIKLEKKFGQSPVFVTSTLLEDGGVPPGASSASLLKEAIHVISCGYEDKTEWGKEVGWIYGSVTEDILTGFKMHCHGWRSVYCMPKRPAFKGSAPINLSDRLHQVLRWALGSVEIFFSKHCPIWYGYGCGLKPLERFSYINSIVYPLTSLPLLAYCTLPAICLLTGKFIVPELSNYASIVFMALFISIAATTVLEIRWGGVGIDDMWRNEQFWVIGGVSSHFFALLQGLLKVLAGVNTSFTVTSKAADDGEFSELYLFKWTSLLIPPMTLLIMNIIGVVVGVSDAINNGYDSWGPLFGRLFFALWVIVHLYPFLKGLMGKQSNVPTIIIVWSILLASILSLLWVRINPFVTKGGLSLEVCGLDCD, from the exons ATGGATACTAAAGGGAGACTTATTGCTGGTTCACATAATAGGAATGAGTTTGTTCTCATCAATGCTGATGAAGTTGGAAGA GTAACTTCTGTGAAAGAATTGAGTGGGCAGATTTGCCAGATTTGTGGAGATGAGCTTGAAATAACAGTAGATGGGGAGCCATTTGTTGCTTGCAATGAATGTGCATTTCCTGTTTGTAGACCTtgctatgattatgaaaggaGAGAGGGGAATCAAGCTTGCCCTCAATGTAAAACTAGGTATAAGCGCATTAAAGGAAGTCCTCGAGTTGAAGgggatgatgaagaagatgaatttGATGATTTAGACAATGAGTTTGACCCTCATCAAACTGCTGAAGCTGCCCTTTCAGCTCGCCTTAACGTTGGCCGGGGGAATCCTAATGGTTCTggatatgctaccccatcagAGATGGATCCTGCTGCCGTTGGCACGGAGATCCCTCTTCTTACTTATGGTCAAGAG GAGGATGGAATTTCAGCTGACAAACATGCTCTTATAATCCCACCATTTATGAGTCGCGGAAAGAGAGTTCATCCAGTCTCGGATTCTTCCATGTCTT TGCCTCCTCGGCCCATGGATCCTAAGAAAGACCTAGCAGTTTATGGGTATGGTAGTGTTGCGTGGAAGGAAAGAATGGAAGACTGGAAGAAAAAACAGAACGATAAATTACAGATGATTAAGCATGAAGGAGGTGGTGGTAACAATGATGGAGATGAGCTGGATCCTGACTTGCCCAA GATGGATGAAGGCAGACAACCGCTTTCAAGAAAGATGCCTATTGCCTCTAGCAAGCTAAGCCCATACAGATTAGTCATTTTACTTCGACTTGTAATTCTTGGGCTCTTTTTCCACTATAGAATAAGGCATCCTGTCCATGATGCTTATGGATTGTGGCTGACGTCTATTATATGTGAAATATGGTTTGCCGTATCCTGGATATTCGATCAGTTCCCAAAATGGGTTCCCATTCAACGAGAAACATACCTAGATAGGTTGTCACTGAG GTATGAGAAAGAAGGGAAGCCTTCTGAGTTAGCCCATATTGATGTTTTTGTTAGTACAGTGGATCCGATGAAAGAGCCTCCACTTATAACTGCAAATACTGTTCTCTCCATTCTTGCTGTGGATTATCCGGTGGATAAGGTTTCATGCTATGTCTCTGACGATGGTGCTGCCATGCTTACTTTTGAGGCACTCTCTGAAACATCTGAGTTTGCAAGGAAATGGGTCCCATTCTGCAAGAAATTCAGCATAGAGCCTCGAGCCCCAGAGTGGTATTTTGCTCAGAAGGTTGATTATTTGAAGAACACagtaaattcatcatttgtgaGGGAACGCCGTGCCATGAAG AGAGACTATGAAGAATTTAAGGTTCGGATAAATGGATTGGTTGCCATTGCACAAAAGGTTCCTGAGGATGGTTGGACCATGCAAGACGGAACTCCTTGGCCAGGAAACAATGTTAGGGATCATCCAGGAATGATTCAG GTCTTTCTGGGTCATGATGGTCTCCGTGATATTGAAGGGAAGGTACTTCCTCGCCTTATTTATGTTTCTCGTGAGAAGAGGCCAGGATTTGATCACCACAAAAAGGCTGGTGCCATGAATGCTTTG ATGCGGGTGTCAGCGGTCATCTCAAATGCTCCTTATTTACTCAATGTGGATTGTGATCACTATATAAATAACAGTAAGGCACTGCGAGAAGCTATGTGCTTTATGATGGACCCTACTTCAGGAAAGAAAATATGCTATGTCCAATTTCCTCAGAGATTTGATGGCATTGATCGACATGATAGATACTCAAATCGCAATGTGGTCTTCTTTGAT ATAAACATGAAAGGACTTGATGGGATCCAGGGTCCAATTTATGTGGGAACTGGATGCGTCTTCAGGAGGCAAGCGCTTTATGGATATGATGCTCCAAAGAAGGCAAAACCTCCAGGAAAAACATGCAACTGTTGGCCGAACTGGTGTTGCTTTTGTTGTAAATCTCGAAAGAAGCATAAGAAGGGGAAAACGTCCAAAgataaaaagaagataaaagggAAGGATGCTTCAACTCAGGTTCATGCTCTTGAGAATATCGAGGAAGGAATTGAAG GAATAGATAGCGAAAAAGCTTCCCTCATGCCACAAATAAAACTTGAGAAGAAGTTTGGACAATCACCAGTATTTGTTACTTCAACACTTCTAGAAGACGGTGGCGTTCCTCCAGGAGCATCATCAGCATCTCTCCTGAAAGAAGCCATCCATGTTATTAGTTGTGGTTATGAAGACAAAACAGAATGGGGTAAAGAG GTTGGATGGATTTATGGATCAGTTACTGAAGATATCTTAACTGGGTTCAAGATGCACTGCCATGGTTGGAGGTCTGTGTATTGCATGCCCAAAAGGCCTGCATTCAAAGGGTCAGCTCCTATAAATCTTTCAGATCGTTTGCATCAGGTTCTGCGGTGGGCCTTGGGATCCGTTGAGATTTTCTTTAGTAAACATTGTCCCATTTGGTATGGATATGGGTGTGGTCTTAAACCATTGGAGCGGTTTTCGTACATAAACTCAATTGTCTATCCATTGACTTCCCTCCCTCTGCTTGCATATTGTACATTGCCAGCCATCTGTTTGCTTACTGGGAAATTCATTGTTCCAGAG CTTAGCAACTATGCTAGCATTGTGTTCATGGCCCTTTTTATATCAATTGCTGCCACTACTGTTCTGGAGATACGATGGGGAGGTGTTGGGATCGATGACATGTGGAGAAATGAGCAATTTTGGGTTATTGGTGGTGTCTCATCCCACTTTTTTGCTCTTCTCCAAGGTCTTCTTAAAGTTTTGGCTGGTGTCAACACAAGCTTCACCGTCACATCAAAAGCAGCAGATGATGGGGAGTTTTCTGAGCTTTACCTCTTCAAGTGGACATCCTTGTTGATCCCCCCGATGACCTTGTTGATTATGAACATCATAGGAGTTGTCGTTGGAGTTTCAGATGCAATCAATAACGGGTATGATTCATGGGGTCCTCTATTTGGAAGGCTTTTCTTCGCCTTATGGGTCATTGTTCATTTGTACCCCTTCCTCAAAGGGTTGATGGGGAAACAAAGCAACGTTCCCACTATCATTATTGTGTGGTCTATCCTTCTGGCTTCTATCCTTTCGTTATTGTGGGTCCGAATCAACCCATTCGTGACAAAAGGTGGACTCTCGTTAGAAGTATGTGGGTTGGACTGCGATTAA